The genomic window AAAGTAACAGCACAGGGGAGAGGATATGTAAAACAACAAATCCCCGCTCGTGGCACCCCTTATAACAAAGGCGATGAAGTAATAATAATATTAGAAAACTAAATATTATGAAAAAAATAGCAACACTTTTAGAGAAGATAAAAGTAAAAAGCATAATTGGTGATATTGAGCAAGAAGTGCAAGGAATAGATTCCGACTCTCGCAATATAAAATCGGGATATATGTTCATTGCTGTAAAAGGAACAGTTGTTGATGGTCACAAATTTATTGATAAAGCAATAGAACAAGGAGCAATAGCAATTGTATGCGAAGATATCCCCGAAATTCAAAAGCAAGGAGTAACATACATAGTTACCCCCGACACACAACTTGCACTCGGACAACTCGCATCGGCATGGTTCAATTACCCGTCAGAAAAATTACGCCTTGTAGGAGTAACAGGAACAAATGGAAAAACTACCATAGCAACACTCTTGTATAAAATGTTCAAGATGTTTGGGGAAAAAGTTGGACTACTATCTACCGTATGTAACTATATAGATGACAAACCAGTCCCATCAACCCACACAACACCCGACCCACTATCGCTAAACAAACTTTTAAGCGAGATGGTAGAGCAAGGATGCACATACGCATTTATGGAGGTAAGTTCACATTCAGCCGACCAGAAAAGAATTGGAGGATTAGATTTTGATGGAGGAATATTCACAAACCTCACTCGCGATCACATGGATTACCACAAAACAGTGGACGCATACTTAAAAGCCAAAAAGAGTTTCTTTGACTCATTAAGCAAAAAGGCCTTTGCCCTAACAAATGCCGACGATAAGAACGGAGCAGTTATGTTACAAAATTGCAAAGCAAAACAAAGTGCATACTCACTTCTATCAATGGCAGAATTTAAAGGTAAAATAATAGAGAGTCGCATTGATGGAACAACACTTCAAATAAACAACAGAGAGGTAGAAACTCTATTTGTAGGAAAATTTAACGCCTACAACCTATTGGCAGTTTACGGAGCAGCGTGCTTGTTAGGAAAAGACCCTGAAGAGGTATTAACAATAATATCAGCATTAATACCTGTATCAGGACGTTTTCAAACACTATCAAAAAATAGAATAACAGCGATAGTAGACTACGCACACACTCCCGATGCCATAACCAATGTATTGCAATCAATAACTGAAGTAATACGAGGTAAAGGAGATATAATCTCTGTAATTGGAGCAGGAGGAAACAGAGATAAAGGCAAACGACCTATAATGGCACAAGAGGCAGCAAAATTATCAAACCAATTAATCCTTACCTCTGACAACCCTCGTGATGAAGAGCCAGAACAAATAATTGCAGATATGAAAGAAGGATTATCAGCAGCACAACTAAAAAAATGTTTAGCTATAACCGACCGTCGCGAAGCAATCAGACTTGCAATCAGACTTGCAAAAGCAGGAGATGTAGTTTTAGTCGCAGGGAAAGGGCACGAAGATTACCAAGAGATAAAAGGAGTAAAATACCATTTTGACGATAGAGAAGAGATAGAAAAAGCATTTGAGGAAATATTATAATAAAAAAGAGGAACAATATGTTGTACGATTTATTTAACTATTTAAATACAATTGATATACCCGGAGCAGGAATGTTTCAATATATATCATTCCGTAGTACCTTGGCATTTGTTATATCGCTATTTATCGCAATGATAATAGGACGAAAAATTATAAATAAACTGCAAAAACTTCAGATAGGAGAGACAATCCGTGACCTCTCATTGGAGGGACAACTATCAAAAAAGGGAACTCCTACAATGGGCGGAATAATAATCATAATAGCTATACTCATACCATGTTTGTTAGTTGGGCGACTTAATAACATATATATGATTCTTATGCTTGTAACCACTGCATGGTTAGGAGTTTTAGGATTTGCCGATGATTACATAAAAGTAATCAAGAAAAACAAAGAGGGAATGAAAGGCAAATTCAAAATAATTGGACAAGTTGGATTAGGATTGATAGTTGGATTAACCCTATACCTATCGCCCGATGTAGTTATTCGCGAAAAAACTGAAATACAAAAAACAACTGAGACAACTATTACCACTGAGGTAGTACAAAACGAAAATACAAAATCAACAAAAACAACCATTCCTTTTGTAAAAGACCATAACCTTGACTATGCAGATATTCTACCTTTTGAAGGAGAGACAGCACAAACCGTTGGATGGATAATATTTGTTGTAATGAGTATCCTTGTTGTTACAGCCGTTTCAAACGGAGCAAACTTAACAGATGGTCTTGATGGATTAGCAGCAGGTACAACCGCAATAATAGGCGTGACGTTAAGAATATTTGCATATCTATCGGGACACGTTATGTACTCATCATATCTTGATATAATGTATATACCTGGCTCAGAGGAGTTGGTGGTATTCATCAGCGCATTTGCAGGAGCATTAATAGGATTCTTGTGGTATAACGTATATCCTGCACAAGTATTTATGGGAGATACCGGAAGTTTAACAATTGGAGGAATAGTAGCCGTATTGGCAATAATCTTACGCAAAGAACTGCTA from Bacteroidales bacterium includes these protein-coding regions:
- a CDS encoding UDP-N-acetylmuramoyl-L-alanyl-D-glutamate--2,6-diaminopimelate ligase, with the protein product MKKIATLLEKIKVKSIIGDIEQEVQGIDSDSRNIKSGYMFIAVKGTVVDGHKFIDKAIEQGAIAIVCEDIPEIQKQGVTYIVTPDTQLALGQLASAWFNYPSEKLRLVGVTGTNGKTTIATLLYKMFKMFGEKVGLLSTVCNYIDDKPVPSTHTTPDPLSLNKLLSEMVEQGCTYAFMEVSSHSADQKRIGGLDFDGGIFTNLTRDHMDYHKTVDAYLKAKKSFFDSLSKKAFALTNADDKNGAVMLQNCKAKQSAYSLLSMAEFKGKIIESRIDGTTLQINNREVETLFVGKFNAYNLLAVYGAACLLGKDPEEVLTIISALIPVSGRFQTLSKNRITAIVDYAHTPDAITNVLQSITEVIRGKGDIISVIGAGGNRDKGKRPIMAQEAAKLSNQLILTSDNPRDEEPEQIIADMKEGLSAAQLKKCLAITDRREAIRLAIRLAKAGDVVLVAGKGHEDYQEIKGVKYHFDDREEIEKAFEEIL
- a CDS encoding phospho-N-acetylmuramoyl-pentapeptide-transferase; amino-acid sequence: MLYDLFNYLNTIDIPGAGMFQYISFRSTLAFVISLFIAMIIGRKIINKLQKLQIGETIRDLSLEGQLSKKGTPTMGGIIIIIAILIPCLLVGRLNNIYMILMLVTTAWLGVLGFADDYIKVIKKNKEGMKGKFKIIGQVGLGLIVGLTLYLSPDVVIREKTEIQKTTETTITTEVVQNENTKSTKTTIPFVKDHNLDYADILPFEGETAQTVGWIIFVVMSILVVTAVSNGANLTDGLDGLAAGTTAIIGVTLRIFAYLSGHVMYSSYLDIMYIPGSEELVVFISAFAGALIGFLWYNVYPAQVFMGDTGSLTIGGIVAVLAIILRKELLLPLLCGIFFVESLSVIMQTAYFKYTKKRYGEGRRIFKMTPLHHHFQKDGDGSIKAILQAPVNKMPESRITLRFWIITILLAALTIVTLKIR